The Glycine soja cultivar W05 chromosome 8, ASM419377v2, whole genome shotgun sequence genome has a window encoding:
- the LOC114422090 gene encoding proteasome subunit alpha type-2-A isoform X2 produces MPKKRPKFKTCSLLLLSFSHSITDASLEQANTTLLPSSLSLGFLARFIMGDSQYSFSLTTFSPSGKLVQIEHALTAVGSGQTSLGIKAANGVVIATEKKLPSILVDEASVQKIQLLTPNIGVVYSGMGPDFRVLVRKSRKQAEQYHRLYKEPIPVTQLVREVAAVMQEFTQSGGVRPFGVSLLVAGFDDNGPQLYQVDPSGSYFSWKASAMGKNVSNAKTFLEKRYTDDMELDDAVHTAILTLKEGFEGQISGKNIEIGIIGADKKFRVLTPAEIDDYLAEVE; encoded by the exons ATGCCCAAGAAGAGGCCCAAATTCAAGACTTGCTCTCTACTCCTCCTTTCTTTCTCTCACTCTATTACAGACGCTTCTTTAGAACAAGCAAACACAACTCTGCTaccctcttctctctctctcgg ATTTCTTGCGCGGTTTATCATGGGGGATAGTCAGTATTCGTTTTCTCTCACCACATTTAG CCCTTCTGGAAAGCTTGTTCAGATTGAGCATGCTTTGACGGCTGTCGGGTCTGGACAAACGTCTTTGGGAATTAAAg CTGCAAATGGAGTTGTCATTGCTACCGAGAAGAAATTGCCATCTATATTGGTTGATGAAGCATCA GTCCAGAAAATTCAGTTATTAACACCAAATATAGGTGTCGTATATAG TGGCATGGGTCCTGATTTTCGAGTTTTGGTTCGGAAAAGCAGGAAACAAGCCGAGCAGTATCACCGTTTATATAAA GAACCAATTCCTGTCACTCAACTTGTCAGGGAAGTTGCCGCCGTAATGCAGGAATTTACTCAATCTGG TGGTGTTAGGCCTTTTGGAGTGTCCCTGCTAGTTGCTGGGTTTGATGATAACGGGCCACAATTATATCAG GTGGATCCATCAGGTTCATATTTTTCTTGGAAAGCTTCTGCTATGGGGAAAAATGTTTCTAATGCAAAGACGTTTCTTGAGAAGAG GTACACAGATGATATGGAGCTTGATGATGCAGTCCACACAGCAATATTGACTCTGAAGGAAGG GTTTGAGGGACAGATCTCAGGAAAAAACATTGAAATTGGCATAATTGGAGCTGATAAAAAGTTCAG GGTATTGACACCAGCTGAAATTGACGACTATTTGGCTGAAGTAGAATAA
- the LOC114422090 gene encoding proteasome subunit alpha type-2-A isoform X1 translates to MGDSQYSFSLTTFSPSGKLVQIEHALTAVGSGQTSLGIKAANGVVIATEKKLPSILVDEASVQKIQLLTPNIGVVYSGMGPDFRVLVRKSRKQAEQYHRLYKEPIPVTQLVREVAAVMQEFTQSGGVRPFGVSLLVAGFDDNGPQLYQVDPSGSYFSWKASAMGKNVSNAKTFLEKRYTDDMELDDAVHTAILTLKEGFEGQISGKNIEIGIIGADKKFRVLTPAEIDDYLAEVE, encoded by the exons ATGGGGGATAGTCAGTATTCGTTTTCTCTCACCACATTTAG CCCTTCTGGAAAGCTTGTTCAGATTGAGCATGCTTTGACGGCTGTCGGGTCTGGACAAACGTCTTTGGGAATTAAAg CTGCAAATGGAGTTGTCATTGCTACCGAGAAGAAATTGCCATCTATATTGGTTGATGAAGCATCA GTCCAGAAAATTCAGTTATTAACACCAAATATAGGTGTCGTATATAG TGGCATGGGTCCTGATTTTCGAGTTTTGGTTCGGAAAAGCAGGAAACAAGCCGAGCAGTATCACCGTTTATATAAA GAACCAATTCCTGTCACTCAACTTGTCAGGGAAGTTGCCGCCGTAATGCAGGAATTTACTCAATCTGG TGGTGTTAGGCCTTTTGGAGTGTCCCTGCTAGTTGCTGGGTTTGATGATAACGGGCCACAATTATATCAG GTGGATCCATCAGGTTCATATTTTTCTTGGAAAGCTTCTGCTATGGGGAAAAATGTTTCTAATGCAAAGACGTTTCTTGAGAAGAG GTACACAGATGATATGGAGCTTGATGATGCAGTCCACACAGCAATATTGACTCTGAAGGAAGG GTTTGAGGGACAGATCTCAGGAAAAAACATTGAAATTGGCATAATTGGAGCTGATAAAAAGTTCAG GGTATTGACACCAGCTGAAATTGACGACTATTTGGCTGAAGTAGAATAA
- the LOC114422582 gene encoding triacylglycerol lipase 2-like, which produces MASTVVSLSSIVLLCTITAVQGRKTLHHLNNEWLTSYSVINDIDGICKTMVETQGYTCEEHQVTTEDGYILSLQRIPVGRSSNNTDKPPVLLQHGIFCDALTWLVNSPDESLGFILADNGYDVWLANTRGTKYSNRHISLDPDDMAYWDWSWDELASYDLPAFVQYVYNHTGQRIHYAGHSLGTLMALASFCQGQVVNMLRSAALLSPIAHMNQITSLLTKIAADAFLANDIYWLGLREFVPNGDVAAKFAKDLCHILNFDCSNLMSLFAGPNCCINSSTIDVFLDHEPPPTATKNLVHLSQMIRTGTIAQYDYGNQEQNMQHYGQPLPPLYDMTGILNEFPLFISYGGQDTLSDVKDVQVLLNDLKDHDWNKLVVLLNEDYAHVDFVMGVNANQMIYDPMMDFFKVN; this is translated from the exons ATGGCCAGCACTGTGGTTAGCCTATCCTCAATAGTCTTGCTTTGCACGATAACAGCAGTTCAAGGGAGGAAAACACTTCATCACCTAAACAATGAATGGCTAACATCTTATTCAGTTATTAATGACATTGATGGTATTTGTAAAACAATGGTAGAGACACAAGGTTACACATGTGAGGAACATCAG GTTACAACAGAGGATGGCTACATCTTGAGCCTGCAGAGGATTCCGGTAGGGCGGTCCAGTAACAACACTGACAAGCCGCCGGTGCTGTTACAACATGGTATCTTTTGT GATGCTCTAACATGGCTGGTCAATTCTCCAGATGAATCATTAGGGTTTATCTTAGCAGACAATGGATATGATGTGTGGCTTGCCAATACTCGTGGGACGAAATATAGTAACAGGCACATATCACTTGATCCTGATGACATG GCTTATTGGGATTGGTCATGGGATGAATTGGCTAGTTATGATCTTCCTGCCTTTGTCCAATATGTGTACAACCATACTGGTCAGAGAATACACTATGCAGGTCATTCCTTG GGAACTTTAATGGCTTTAGCTTCTTTCTGTCAAGGGCAAGTGGTGAACATGTTGAGATCAGCTGCATTACTTAGCCCAATTGCTCATATGAATCAAATTACATCACTACTAACAAAAATTGCTGCTGACGCATTTCTAGCTAAT GACATATACTGGTTAGGACTCCGGGAATTTGTTCCAAACGG GGATGTTGCAGCAAAATTTGCAAAAGACTTATGCCATATTCTAAACTTCGACTGCTCAAACCTAATGTCACTTTTCGCAG GTCCAAATTGCTGCATAAATTCGTCCACAATAGATGTCTTTCTTGATCATGAACCACCGCCAACAGCAACTAAGAATTTGGTCCATCTATCCCAAA TGATCAGAACAGGAACAATAGCACAGTATGATTATGGCAATCAAGAACAAAACATGCAACACTATGGACAACCACTTCCTCCTCTTTATGACATGACCGGAATTCTGAATGAATTCCCTCTTTTCATCAGCTATGGAGGGCAAGATACTCTATCTGATGTAAAGGATGTGCAGGTTTTGCTCAATGACCTCAAAGATCATGATTGGAACAAGCTCGTGGTATTGTTGAACGAAGACTATGCTCATGTTGATTTTGTTATGGGTGTTAATGCTAATCAAATGATCTATGATCCTATGATGGATTTCTTCAAGGTTAATTGA
- the LOC114422583 gene encoding style cell-cycle inhibitor 1-A-like, whose product MGSDRKSKRASPSQREDEKRSKRRRTVEDEERKQRKREKKEKRKDKKSHEHSKENSEKGKLKDKHRSKHSKVEGHMDFQELSNDDYFAKNNEFATWLKEEKNVFFSDLLAESARELFSDFIKAWNKGKLDSHYYEGIATGPRTSHNWNIKK is encoded by the exons ATGGGAAGCGATAGAAAATCGAAACGAGCTTCACCCTCCCAACGCGAAG ATGAGAAGAGAAGCAAGAGGCGGAGAACGGTAGAGGATGAGGAAAGGAAGCAACGGAAGagggaaaagaaggagaaaaggaaGGACAAAAAATCTCACGAGCATTCCAAAGAAAATTCTGAGAAGG GGAAGTTGAAAGATAAGCACAGAAGCAAACATAGCAAAGTTGAAGGCCATATg GATTTCCAAGAATTGTCAAATGATGACTACTTTGCAAAGAACAACGAGTTTGCTACCTggctaaaagaagagaagaatgtgTTTTTCTCGGATCTTTTGGCTGAGTCAGCACGCGAGTTGTTTTCTGATTTCATCAAAGCCTGGAACAAAGGAAAGCTCGATTCACATTACTACGAAGGCATTGCAACCGGACCTCGCACATCCCATAACTGGAATATCAAGAAGTAG
- the LOC114422093 gene encoding transcription termination factor MTEF1, chloroplastic-like, translating to MASATTLFTPNPMFSTEHHSLSPSPTIPKSFTGLCKPFHSRVPTSIPSFHCRRPKFFVRATVIKWRCPKQTIPPDDTGFQKKLLYLESIGIDSFSLIENHPTVITTSLADIKSTVEYITSLDFTAIEFRRMVGMCPDILTTQVSDLIPVFTFLHREVHVPGSHIKRVINRRPRLLVCSVSKRLRPTLYFLQSIGIEEVNKHTDLLSCSVEEKFMPRIDYFENIGFSRRDATSMFRRFPQLFCYSIKNNLEPKYSYFVVEMGRDLKELKEFPQYFSFSLENRIEPRHKQCVEMGVCFPLPALLKTSEVKFQSRLDVCVNSSTPLKTSPLWSAGCDVYDV from the exons ATGGCCTCTGCCACCACTCTCTTCACCCCTAACCCCATGTTTTCAACTGAACACCACTCTCTCTCTCCATCTCCAACCATTCCCAAATCCTTCACTGGCCTCTGCAAGCCCTTCCATTCAAGGGTCCCCACTTCCATCCCCTCCTTCCATTGCAGAAGACCCAAATTCTTTGTCAGGGCCACT GTTATAAAGTGGAGATGTCCAAAGCAAACTATCCCTCCCGATGATACCGGTTTCCAAAAGAAACTCCTGTATCTGGAATCAATCGGTATTGACTCTTTCTCGCTTATTGAAAACCATCCAACAGTGATCACAACTTCTCTTGCTGACATAAAATCCACCGTGGAATACATTACCTCCTTGGATTTCACCGCAATTGAGTTTCGGCGTATGGTTGGCATGTGCCCTGATATTCTGACCACCCAAGTCTCAGACCTCATACCTGTCTTCACCTTCCTTCATCGCGAGGTTCATGTGCCTGGCTCGCATATTAAGCGGGTAATAAATCGCCGTCCCAGGTTGCTTGTCTGCAGTGTTAGTAAGCGACTTCGTCCTACCCTATACTTCCTCCAAAGTATTGGCATAGAAGAGGTAAACAAGCACACTGACTTGCTATCATGTAGTGTTGAAGAAAAGTTCATGCCCAGGATTGATTACTTTGAGAATATCGGGTTTTCTCGCCGTGATGCAACTTCAATGTTCCGAAGATTTCCTCAGCTGTTTTGTTATAGTATTAAAAATAACTTGGAGCCTAAATACAGTTACTTTGTGGTGGAGATGGGGAGAGATCTGAAGGAGCTGAAAGAATTCCCACAGTATTTCTCATTTAGCCTAGAGAATAGGATTGAGCCTAGGCATAAACAGTGTGTAGAAATGGGGGTGTGTTTTCCTCTCCCTGCCTTGTTAAAAACAAGTGAAGTTAAATTTCAAAGTAGATTAGACGTATGTGTAAATTCTTCAACCCCTTTGAAAACATCCCCTCTGTGGTCTGCTGGCTGTGATGTTTATGACGTATAG
- the LOC114424469 gene encoding putative Peroxidase 48, translating into MRSCIINLWIVAALVVPVLLSLRSPRGETQTQTTSSFSDSSTFSLKLANGFGFYAVSFPFNQRIRDGSNLEYDFYRDTCPQAEGVVRSALTRIYFDHRDVAPALLRLFFHDCFIEGCDASLLLDENNGDRNRSVEKQAVPNQTLRGFDKIELIKEEVEQACPGIVSCADILALAARDSILLAGGPFYPVLTGRRDSHQSFFEEATDQIPRPDDNVTRTLNLFNLRGFNARETVSLLGGHNIGKIGCDFIQQRLYNFQGTGQPDPSIPLDFLRQMRLNCPDSKNSSTSIDEFTISKPVSSDFHSKMGMSYMQALSSSVSSGASFDTHYYQSLLRGRGLLFADQQLMAEQKTARLVSAYASDDGSTFRMDFARVMLKMSNLDVLTGLQGQVRVNCSLPVSS; encoded by the exons ATGCGAAGCTGCATCATCAACCTCTGGATCGTGGCGGCACTCGTCGTCCCCGTGCTCCTCTCTCTCAGAAGCCCTCGAGGCGAAACCCAAACCCAAACCACTTCTTCTTTCTCCGATTCTTCTACCTTTTCTTTGAAGCTTGCAAATGGATTTGGCTTCTATGCTGTCTCTTTCCCTTTCAACCAAAGGATACGTGATGGGTCCAATCTCGAATACGATTTCTATAGGGACACGTGTCCCCAAGCGGAGGGTGTTGTTCGTTCGGCGCTCACTCGCATATACTTCGACCACAGGGACGTTGCACCTGCTCTGCTTCGTCTCTTCTTCCACGATTGCTTCATCGAg GGGTGTGATGCTTCTTTGCTGTTGGATGAGAACAATGGTGATAGAAACCGTTCGGTGGAGAAGCAGGCTGTGCCAAATCAGACATTGAGAGGTTTTGACAAAATTGAGCTGATAAAAGAAGAGGTGGAACAAGCATGTCCCGGGATTGTGTCTTGTGCTGACATACTTGCTCTTGCAGCAAGAGATTCCATTCTTCTG GCTGGTGGACCTTTCTATCCAGTTTTAACAGGAAGAAGGGATAGCCATCAATCATTTTTTGAGGAAGCAACTGATCAGATTCCCAGACCTGATGATAACGTTACACGCACACTAAATCTCTTCAATCTCAGAGGATTCAATGCAAGAGAAACAGTCAGCCTTCTTG GAGGACACAACATTGGCAAAATCGGCTGCGACTTCATTCAGCAAAGGCTGTACAACTTTCAAGGCACAGGACAACCAGACCCCAGCATCCCCCTCGATTTCCTTCGCCAGATGAGGCTAAACTGCCCAGACAGCAAGAACAGCAGCACCAGCATAGACGAGTTTACGATCTCAAAGCCAGTGAGCAGTGATTTCCACTCCAAAATGGGGATGTCATACATGCAGGCACTGTCATCTTCAGTGTCATCAGGAGCATCATTTGACACTCACTACTACCAGAGCCTGCTAAGAGGAAGAGGGCTTCTTTTCGCGGATCAGCAGCTGATGGCCGAGCAGAAAACCGCCAGATTGGTCTCTGCTTATGCTTCAGATGATGGATCAACCTTTCGAATGGACTTTGCTAGGGTCATGTTGAAAATGTCTAACCTTGATGTTCTAACTGGACTTCAAGGTCAGGTTCGAGTCAATTGCTCACTACCTGTGTCTTCTTAA
- the LOC114424406 gene encoding transcription factor MYB63-like, whose product MGKGRAPCCDKTQVKRGPWSPAEDLKLIAFIQKYGHENWRALPKQAGLLRCGKSCRLRWINYLRPDVKRGNFTLEEEENIIRLHKALGNKWSKIASRLPGRTDNEIKNVWNTHLKKRLAPKKGSESSADESKPESSITSASSSSSESFFSYERPNSPKTTTPCNNDQFNDQAEKLSIEDKMEQDSEKQVSNELANITEDPKGSSVSLSSDESNIVNTSQIVEHKPEEEQLASPLPYLGHYDVGSMLEEVDKPNQLIEIPWEPDYDFWKLLDDDNSLESFQSNEVQLGEFPAIQNIILGEESVHDAEAKKWSQDFENEFGVVGEMKESNKDHFLPKNYAVEPEMDHTQAFDFDDIDMARPESELDLGYIQLWSSWPQNNNNNNNNSL is encoded by the exons ATGGGGAAAGGAAGAGCACCATGCTGTGATAAGACTCAAGTGAAGAGAGGTCCTTGGAGCCCTGCAGAAGACCTTAAACTCATAGCCTTCATCCAGAAATATGGCCACGAAAACTGGCGTGCTCTCCCAAAACAAGCAG GGCTTCTGCGATGTGGGAAAAGTTGTCGCTTGAGATGGATCAATTATCTCAGGCCTGATGTGAAGAGAGGCAATTTTACACTAGAGGAAGAGGAAAACATAATAAGGCTACACAAAGCCTTGGGAAACAA GTGGTCGAAGATTGCATCACGTTTGCCTGGTAGGACTGACAATGAGATCAAGAATGTGTGGAACACCCACTTGAAGAAAAGAttggctccaaaaaaaggttcagaatcaagtgCTGATGAATCCAAGCCAGAATCATCAATCACTTCCGCCTCTTCCTCATCATCTGAATCGTTTTTCTCTTATGAGAGACCAAATTCACCAAAGACCACAACACCTTGTAACAATGATCAATTTAATGACCAAGCAGAGAAATTATCAATTGAAGATAAAATGGAGCAGGATTCAGAAAAACAAGTGTCCAATGAACTTGCTAACATCACTGAGGATCCAAAAGGGTCATCAGTTTCATTGTCTTCTGATGAGTCAAACATAGTAAACACAAGCCAGATTGTTGAACACAAACCAGAAGAAGAACAATTGGCCTCTCCATTACCCTACTTAGGACATTATGATGTTGGAAGCATGTTAGAAGAGGTGGATAAACCAAACCAACTGATTGAAATTCCATGGGAGCCAGATTATGATTTTTGGAAGTTGTTAGATGATGATAACAGCCTTGAATCTTTTCAATCAAATGAAGTCCAATTAGGTGAGTTCCCAGCCATCCAAAACATCATTCTTGGAGAAGAGAGTGTTCATGATGCTGAAGCCAAGAAGTGGTCCCAAGACTTTGAGAATGAGTTTGGAGTAGTTGGTGAGATGAAGGAGTCAAACAAGGATCATTTCCTACCAAAGAACTATGCAGTTGAGCCAGAAATGGACCACACTCAAgcatttgattttgatgacattGACATGGCAAGGCCAGAATCTGAATTAGACTTGGGTTATATCCAATTATGGTCCTCTtggcctcaaaataataataataataataataatagtcttTAG